Proteins from a genomic interval of Corynebacterium deserti GIMN1.010:
- a CDS encoding phosphomannomutase/phosphoglucomutase, protein MRTRESVTAVIKAYDVRGVVGVDIDAEFISETGAAFARLMRSEGETTVAIGHDMRETSPELSRAFAQGVTSQGLNVIHLGLTSTDELYFASGTLKCAGAMFTASHNPAEYNGIKLCRAGARPVGQDSGLATIIDDLVDGIPAFDGEEGTVTEQDLLGAYAQYLNELVDLKGIRPLKVAVDAANGMGGFTVPEVFKGLPLDVAPLYFELDGTFPNHEANPLEPSNLVDLQKFTVETGSDIGLAFDGDADRCFVVDELGQPVSPSAICAIVAERYLEKLPGSTIIHNLITSKAVPEVIAENGGTAVRTRVGHSFIKAKMAETGAAFGGEHSAHYYFTEFFNADSGILAAMHVLAALGSQGKPLSEMMAQYNRYVASGELNSRLANAEAQQERTQAVLDAFADRIQSVDHLDGVTVELEGTDAWFNVRASNTEPLLRLNVEAATKEEVDALVEEILGIIRA, encoded by the coding sequence AGGGTGAAACCACTGTGGCGATTGGCCACGATATGCGTGAGACGTCTCCTGAGTTGTCCCGAGCATTTGCTCAAGGTGTCACTTCCCAGGGGTTGAATGTCATCCATTTGGGTCTCACGTCTACTGATGAGCTGTACTTTGCGTCTGGAACGTTGAAGTGCGCGGGTGCGATGTTTACTGCGTCGCACAATCCAGCTGAGTACAACGGCATCAAGTTGTGCCGTGCGGGTGCTCGTCCCGTTGGTCAGGATTCGGGGCTGGCTACCATCATCGATGATCTGGTGGACGGCATCCCTGCTTTTGATGGGGAAGAAGGCACTGTCACTGAGCAGGATTTGCTCGGCGCGTATGCGCAGTACCTCAATGAGCTTGTTGATCTTAAAGGAATCCGTCCTCTCAAGGTGGCTGTCGACGCCGCCAACGGCATGGGCGGATTCACCGTTCCAGAGGTCTTCAAGGGTCTGCCACTTGATGTTGCACCGCTGTACTTTGAGCTGGACGGCACGTTCCCCAACCACGAGGCCAATCCTTTGGAGCCATCCAACTTGGTGGATCTGCAAAAGTTCACGGTAGAAACCGGATCTGACATTGGTCTGGCGTTCGATGGCGATGCCGATCGCTGCTTCGTTGTCGATGAACTCGGCCAGCCGGTCAGCCCATCGGCGATTTGTGCGATCGTCGCGGAGCGTTACCTAGAGAAGCTTCCCGGTTCCACGATCATCCACAATTTGATTACCTCGAAGGCTGTGCCTGAGGTGATCGCTGAAAACGGTGGCACGGCGGTGCGTACTCGCGTGGGTCACTCCTTTATTAAGGCAAAGATGGCGGAGACTGGTGCGGCGTTTGGTGGCGAGCATTCAGCGCACTATTACTTCACTGAGTTCTTCAATGCCGATTCCGGAATCTTAGCTGCGATGCACGTTCTCGCAGCACTGGGATCTCAGGGCAAGCCGCTGAGTGAGATGATGGCTCAGTACAATCGATACGTCGCATCAGGCGAACTCAACTCACGTTTGGCAAATGCGGAAGCTCAGCAGGAGCGCACGCAGGCGGTGCTGGATGCGTTTGCGGATCGTATCCAGTCTGTCGATCACTTGGATGGCGTCACCGTGGAGCTTGAGGGCACCGATGCGTGGTTCAATGTCCGCGCATCCAACACAGAGCCACTGCTTCGCCTCAATGTTGAGGCTGCAACGAAGGAAGAAGTCGACGCGTTAGTTGAAGAGATCCTGGGAATCATTCGCGCGTAG